A genomic stretch from Methylorubrum extorquens includes:
- a CDS encoding conserved transmembrane protein of unknown function (Evidence 4 : Unknown function but conserved in other organisms), with protein sequence MAVLFRGRTLETAETGPHVNVVHIHTPESSAVNTSSTSPWSCGASHRSGPFPKRSLEIGAIVVAFIYWWPVAAAYVAWKIAGYPAFSQMKEFANSGSFNFAGGEGRSRFARAFAAAKGYSGTSATSGNWAFEEYRRAELERLEARRRALQEESRAFTDFVEELKRAKDREQFDAFMAKRRSEGGGPTIEA encoded by the coding sequence ATGGCCGTGCTGTTCAGGGGCCGCACCCTTGAAACGGCCGAGACGGGTCCGCATGTAAATGTTGTTCACATTCACACCCCGGAGTCCTCAGCCGTGAACACGTCCTCCACCTCTCCCTGGTCCTGCGGCGCGTCTCACCGCAGCGGTCCTTTTCCCAAGCGTTCCCTCGAAATCGGCGCGATCGTCGTCGCGTTCATCTACTGGTGGCCGGTCGCCGCCGCTTATGTCGCCTGGAAGATCGCGGGCTATCCCGCCTTCAGCCAGATGAAGGAGTTCGCCAACAGCGGCAGCTTCAACTTCGCGGGCGGTGAGGGCCGGTCGCGCTTCGCCCGCGCTTTCGCGGCGGCGAAGGGGTATTCCGGCACCAGCGCCACATCCGGCAACTGGGCCTTCGAGGAGTATCGTCGGGCCGAACTCGAGCGCCTGGAAGCACGTCGCCGTGCGCTTCAGGAAGAGAGCCGCGCCTTTACCGACTTCGTCGAGGAGCTGAAGCGGGCGAAAGACCGCGAGCAGTTCGACGCCTTCATGGCCAAGCGCCGCTCAGAGGGCGGTGGCCCGACCATCGAAGCCTGA
- a CDS encoding putative transcriptional regulator, TetR family (Evidence 3 : Putative function from multiple computational evidences; Product type r : regulator), protein MRPWREGPGDRRSYHHGNLKEALIEAARRFIAERGIGGFTLVDAARLVGVTPAALYRHFRGREALLEEVAGRGFADLADRLARALAGRGTPLERFTRMGEAYLAFAEEEPGYYAAIFEVRGQAAPAPAPERPNPFDLLVEALRTTFPDGFDGVDPRFLALEVWALSHGIATLSAAGQLPKPGPDKYELLRAGVLALVHGAGGRAKDRG, encoded by the coding sequence GTGCGACCCTGGCGCGAGGGACCGGGCGACCGGCGCAGCTATCATCACGGCAACCTCAAAGAGGCGTTGATCGAGGCTGCGCGCCGCTTCATCGCCGAGCGGGGCATCGGTGGCTTCACGCTGGTCGATGCCGCCCGCTTGGTCGGGGTAACACCCGCGGCGCTCTATCGCCATTTCCGCGGGCGCGAGGCTCTGTTGGAGGAAGTGGCGGGCCGCGGCTTCGCCGACCTCGCCGACCGACTGGCGCGGGCGCTAGCGGGCCGTGGCACGCCGCTGGAGCGGTTCACCCGCATGGGTGAAGCCTATCTCGCCTTTGCCGAGGAGGAGCCGGGCTACTACGCGGCAATCTTCGAAGTGCGCGGTCAGGCAGCGCCGGCACCCGCCCCTGAGCGGCCGAATCCATTCGACCTTCTGGTCGAAGCCCTCCGCACGACCTTCCCCGACGGTTTCGACGGCGTTGACCCGCGCTTCCTCGCACTTGAGGTCTGGGCGCTCTCGCACGGCATCGCCACGCTGTCGGCTGCCGGCCAGCTGCCGAAGCCCGGGCCGGACAAGTACGAATTGCTGCGCGCGGGCGTTCTCGCGCTGGTCCACGGCGCCGGCGGGCGGGCGAAGGACAGAGGCTAG